The Desulfovibrio subterraneus genome has a segment encoding these proteins:
- the eno gene encoding phosphopyruvate hydratase translates to MSTIVSVWAREILDSRGNPTVEVEVSLESGHSGRAAVPSGASTGSREALELRDGDKSRYMGKGVEKAVANVVGELAEAVIGLDATRQVNIDNILLDVDGTENKDRLGANAILGVSLATARAAASFLGLPLYQYLGGVNAKVLPVPLMNIINGGEHAPNNLDIQEFMIMPVGAPTFAEALRMGAETFHTLKKLLAKDGHVTSVGDEGGFAPNLASHDMAFQYIMRAIEEAGYVPGQDIALAIDAAASEFYKDGKYVLKGENKILTSADMVDYLGEFTQKYPLISIEDGFAEGDWDGWKLLTDAVGDSVQLVGDDIFVTNPDILAKGIDEGVANSILIKLNQIGTLTETLDTIEMAKQAAYSTIISHRSGETEDHFIADLAVGLNAGQIKTGSLCRSDRLAKYNQLLRIEEDLDDDGIYFGPFMASHFGLSDDE, encoded by the coding sequence ATGAGCACCATCGTTTCCGTTTGGGCGAGAGAAATTCTGGACTCCCGTGGCAACCCCACCGTTGAAGTGGAAGTGTCTCTGGAATCCGGCCATTCCGGACGTGCCGCCGTCCCCTCCGGGGCCTCCACCGGTTCCCGTGAAGCACTGGAACTGCGCGACGGCGACAAGAGCCGCTACATGGGCAAGGGCGTGGAAAAGGCTGTTGCCAACGTGGTGGGCGAACTGGCAGAAGCCGTTATCGGCCTTGATGCCACCCGTCAGGTGAACATCGACAACATCCTGCTGGACGTGGACGGCACCGAAAACAAGGACCGCCTCGGCGCAAACGCCATTCTCGGTGTTTCCCTTGCCACTGCCCGCGCTGCCGCCAGCTTCCTCGGCCTGCCGCTGTATCAGTACCTCGGCGGCGTAAACGCCAAGGTGCTGCCCGTTCCGCTGATGAACATCATCAACGGCGGCGAGCATGCCCCCAACAACCTTGATATTCAGGAATTCATGATCATGCCCGTGGGCGCTCCCACCTTTGCGGAAGCACTGCGCATGGGTGCCGAAACCTTCCACACCCTGAAGAAGCTGCTGGCCAAGGACGGCCACGTTACTTCCGTGGGTGACGAAGGCGGCTTTGCCCCCAACCTTGCCAGCCACGACATGGCCTTCCAGTACATCATGCGTGCCATTGAAGAAGCCGGTTACGTTCCCGGGCAGGACATCGCGCTTGCCATCGACGCCGCCGCCTCCGAGTTCTACAAGGACGGCAAGTACGTGCTGAAGGGCGAGAACAAGATTCTCACCTCTGCCGACATGGTGGACTACCTTGGCGAATTCACCCAGAAGTATCCCCTCATCTCCATCGAAGACGGCTTTGCCGAAGGCGACTGGGACGGCTGGAAGCTGCTGACCGACGCCGTGGGCGATTCCGTGCAGCTGGTGGGCGACGACATCTTCGTGACCAACCCCGACATTCTTGCCAAGGGCATTGACGAAGGCGTGGCCAACTCCATTCTCATCAAGCTGAACCAGATCGGCACCCTGACCGAAACCCTCGACACCATCGAGATGGCCAAGCAGGCTGCTTACTCAACCATCATCTCCCATCGCTCCGGCGAAACCGAAGACCACTTCATCGCCGACCTCGCCGTGGGTCTGAACGCAGGCCAGATCAAGACCGGCTCCCTGTGCCGCAGCGACCGTCTTGCCAAGTACAACCAGCTGCTCCGCATCGAGGAAGACCTTGATGACGACGGCATCTACTTCGGCCCCTTCATGGCCTCCCACTTCGGCCTTTCCGACGACGAATAA
- a CDS encoding AAA family ATPase, with product MITGIGIRNFKSFSEYTEIPFGNITLFSGLNSSGKSTIYQAILLLQQSFGYNFYDIKGNKLPFLKLNGSLVTLGTNSEILSDENDKSIYFYFKINEKSKIEYTFSLPENEQSTGYNEELGINFFLSKIKYTTHNKIGSYCVSLKNDTWEISANEILSFSSYDLSNILQKHGLSIVKNKLKIHNDTSEDERFCKICRIFKNNVTFSNALCIDISDRKLNKFNIHFEDMKCAYLEEIQEHIDFEEIKEQMYDQSIHLEQITLLNTTSLQDEHHTPTIEKTIHIPPFRGLPKRIYLDPEETPLSGYNRIRNTYINYAYDIENNKPIKGSLKQAINYWLVEKFKLAEKVKIQETIPGISTEIFIQISGKYTPINNVGFGTSQLIPTIFKILSGLNNNIYIVDEPETHLHPSIQSILADFFLQLALTGKHIIIETHSEYLIDKMIFNCVKYQDTSDKIKMYWVNKKNGSSNLESISFDELGFIKNQPEGFLNEKKKMVEELNNIRIARLSNGQ from the coding sequence ATGATAACGGGAATTGGCATACGAAACTTCAAATCGTTCTCAGAGTATACCGAAATTCCATTTGGAAATATCACACTATTCTCTGGCCTTAACAGCTCAGGTAAAAGCACAATATACCAAGCCATCCTCTTATTACAGCAATCATTTGGGTATAACTTTTATGACATAAAAGGAAACAAATTACCTTTCTTAAAACTCAACGGGAGCCTCGTCACACTAGGAACAAACTCAGAAATTTTGAGCGACGAAAATGATAAATCAATATATTTTTATTTTAAAATTAATGAAAAATCAAAAATTGAATACACATTTTCTCTTCCAGAGAATGAACAGTCAACAGGATACAACGAAGAACTTGGAATAAACTTTTTCTTATCTAAAATAAAATATACAACACATAACAAAATAGGCTCTTACTGTGTAAGCTTAAAAAATGACACATGGGAAATCAGCGCAAATGAGATACTATCTTTTTCCAGCTACGACCTTAGCAACATATTACAAAAACATGGATTATCTATTGTAAAAAACAAATTAAAAATACACAACGACACAAGCGAAGACGAAAGATTCTGCAAAATATGCAGAATTTTCAAAAACAATGTAACTTTCAGCAATGCGCTTTGTATCGATATTTCAGATAGGAAACTGAATAAATTTAATATTCATTTTGAAGATATGAAATGCGCTTACCTAGAAGAAATACAAGAACACATAGATTTTGAAGAAATTAAAGAACAAATGTATGATCAAAGTATACACCTTGAACAGATAACACTTCTAAACACAACATCACTACAGGACGAACACCACACCCCAACCATAGAAAAAACAATACACATACCCCCATTCAGAGGTCTTCCCAAAAGAATATACCTTGACCCTGAAGAGACTCCGCTAAGCGGATATAATAGAATCAGAAATACATACATCAACTACGCCTACGACATTGAAAACAACAAACCCATAAAAGGGAGCTTAAAACAAGCAATCAACTACTGGCTTGTTGAAAAATTCAAGCTCGCCGAAAAAGTAAAAATACAAGAAACAATCCCTGGAATAAGTACAGAAATATTCATTCAAATATCAGGGAAATATACCCCTATAAACAACGTTGGATTCGGAACAAGCCAACTCATACCAACGATATTTAAAATACTATCTGGCCTAAATAACAATATATATATTGTAGATGAACCAGAAACACACCTACATCCTTCAATACAATCAATTCTTGCAGACTTTTTTCTACAACTTGCACTCACTGGAAAACACATAATAATCGAAACACACAGTGAATACCTCATAGACAAAATGATATTCAACTGCGTAAAATACCAAGATACTTCAGACAAGATAAAAATGTATTGGGTAAACAAAAAAAATGGATCGTCAAACCTCGAAAGCATCTCATTCGATGAGTTGGGATTTATCAAAAACCAACCAGAAGGCTTTTTAAATGAAAAAAAGAAAATGGTCGAAGAACTCAACAACATTCGAATAGCGAGACTGTCCAATGGACAATAG
- a CDS encoding AraC family transcriptional regulator: protein MTDPALRSAFVRLAQSDGATPTFLNNVTLYRAGAPVPKNPLVYNACLCLVVQGRKTAHLSDRSFTYDTGHYLVVPAVVPFECETAATREEPFLSVTVGIDYLVVREILDTLGSGADAEADGTDRHAGAFLDTMTEPMQNAMLRLLQSLESREEALILGRQAVREIYYRVLAGRQGHILASAARGESAYARVVSALRVMHDSYSSQLDVTALAETANMSVRSFHDHFKAATSLSPVQYLKRIRLEKARQLLVAQGLQAGVAAHMVGYESSSQFSREFKRHFGYAPSEAAEVRA from the coding sequence ATGACAGATCCGGCACTGCGCAGTGCTTTTGTCCGGCTCGCCCAGAGTGACGGCGCGACTCCCACGTTTTTGAACAATGTCACGCTGTACAGGGCGGGAGCACCCGTACCCAAGAATCCGCTGGTATACAATGCCTGCCTGTGCCTTGTGGTGCAGGGGCGTAAGACAGCGCACCTTTCCGACAGGTCATTCACCTATGATACGGGCCACTATCTGGTGGTGCCTGCGGTGGTTCCCTTTGAGTGTGAAACCGCTGCCACGCGGGAAGAACCGTTTCTGTCCGTGACGGTCGGCATTGATTATCTGGTGGTGCGGGAGATTCTGGATACGCTGGGCAGCGGGGCCGATGCTGAGGCGGACGGCACGGACAGACACGCAGGCGCGTTTCTCGATACCATGACGGAACCTATGCAGAATGCCATGCTGCGCCTTCTGCAAAGTCTGGAAAGCAGGGAAGAGGCGCTCATTCTCGGCAGGCAGGCCGTGCGTGAAATCTATTACCGCGTGCTTGCGGGGCGGCAGGGGCATATTCTCGCCTCGGCGGCCCGTGGAGAGAGCGCCTATGCCCGAGTGGTTTCCGCTCTGCGGGTGATGCACGACAGCTACTCCTCTCAACTGGACGTAACCGCGCTGGCGGAGACGGCCAACATGAGCGTGCGTTCCTTTCATGATCATTTCAAGGCGGCCACTTCCTTGTCGCCCGTGCAGTATCTCAAGCGCATCCGGCTGGAAAAGGCGCGGCAACTGCTGGTGGCGCAAGGGCTGCAGGCGGGGGTTGCCGCTCATATGGTCGGCTATGAAAGTTCCTCGCAGTTCAGCCGCGAGTTCAAACGGCATTTCGGCTATGCGCCCAGCGAGGCTGCGGAGGTGCGGGCCTGA
- a CDS encoding SRPBCC domain-containing protein — protein sequence MSGLFSHIMERTITVEATPWTLWKVLTEFSGYGSWNALYPEAEGAPRVGADIDAFVRLVSDKPMRTTLRVLAAEHSKELVWMARYALPGFLDMTHCFIIAPVDRYGSRFTHGIRVSGILTPLYAKALRNVAEPNLERMTQSLKARAEARR from the coding sequence ATGTCCGGCTTGTTTTCCCATATTATGGAACGCACAATCACTGTTGAAGCCACTCCGTGGACCCTCTGGAAGGTTCTGACGGAGTTCTCCGGTTACGGTTCGTGGAACGCCCTGTATCCGGAAGCAGAGGGTGCGCCCCGCGTCGGCGCGGATATTGACGCATTCGTGCGTCTGGTCAGTGACAAACCCATGCGGACGACGCTGCGCGTCCTTGCTGCAGAACACAGCAAGGAGCTGGTCTGGATGGCCCGCTATGCGCTCCCCGGCTTTCTTGACATGACGCATTGCTTTATCATTGCACCTGTGGACCGATACGGTTCACGCTTCACGCACGGCATCCGCGTCAGCGGCATTCTCACGCCACTGTATGCCAAGGCGCTGCGCAACGTGGCAGAACCGAATCTGGAGCGCATGACACAGTCTCTGAAGGCCAGAGCTGAGGCCCGCAGATAA
- a CDS encoding type III pantothenate kinase, whose translation MKKTLLLFDIGNTNVKIGMADNTGLTTSYVLPTDQHQTPDSIGLRLLDMVRHAGFAPGDVEACVGSSVVPSFDPVIRDALARYFSKRLLLAPGDIPVPLENRYTHPEQVGADRLVAAYAARRLYPEPYSLVSVDYGTATTFDCVEGEAYLGGLICPGVKSAAGALASRTAKLPRISLEISGDMPVVGRDTSTSLNHGFIFGFAAMTEGICQRLGNVLQGPMQVVATGGFAQSIARVASCFDHVRPDLLLEGLRLLYMESGIKE comes from the coding sequence ATGAAAAAAACCTTGCTCCTGTTCGATATTGGCAACACCAACGTCAAGATTGGTATGGCAGATAATACCGGCCTGACAACCAGTTACGTCTTGCCCACAGACCAGCACCAGACTCCCGACTCCATCGGCCTGCGTCTTCTGGACATGGTGCGCCACGCGGGATTCGCCCCCGGCGATGTGGAAGCCTGCGTGGGCAGTTCCGTCGTACCCAGCTTCGACCCCGTCATCCGCGACGCGCTGGCAAGATATTTCAGCAAAAGACTGCTTCTTGCGCCGGGGGATATTCCCGTACCGCTTGAAAACAGATATACTCATCCCGAGCAGGTGGGAGCGGACAGACTTGTGGCAGCCTATGCGGCCCGCAGGCTGTATCCGGAACCGTATTCGCTGGTTTCCGTGGATTACGGCACCGCCACCACCTTCGACTGCGTGGAAGGCGAAGCCTATCTCGGCGGGCTGATATGCCCCGGAGTCAAGTCGGCCGCCGGAGCGCTTGCATCGCGCACGGCCAAGCTGCCGCGCATAAGTCTGGAAATTTCCGGTGATATGCCCGTGGTGGGCAGGGATACGTCCACCAGCCTGAACCACGGGTTCATCTTCGGCTTTGCCGCCATGACGGAGGGAATCTGTCAGCGGCTCGGCAACGTGCTGCAAGGCCCCATGCAGGTGGTGGCCACGGGCGGTTTCGCCCAGTCCATAGCCCGCGTTGCCTCGTGTTTTGACCATGTCAGGCCCGACCTTCTGCTGGAGGGCCTGCGCCTTTTATACATGGAAAGCGGCATCAAGGAATAA
- a CDS encoding RHS repeat domain-containing protein, translating to MHTAGQNQMFVEGRAALLSGGQTGQWGAGAKNRTVERPHYGPEIHLTMGENGKLREKLETIGGRQYRYAYSYDASGRLATVHLNNRLVEAYHYNGLGQRIRDWHAGRGTERRFSYAPDGQLQSAGDVRFFHDAAGSLRCRQQGRVNLYCFYGDDTRLDAVRLPDGTQITYRYGASLGPVASFLNGEPAESFVWLDSTRLATYHDHIRGLSYHFQYGAERLPEAVTVMENLAGVSMQSAGSEMATYLLGYDQVGSLRAVWSQSGELIKEIVYDSFGNVLSDSNEWFYMPIGFAGGLPDRYTGFVRFGYRDYDPAVGRFTARDPLGDTGGDHDLWDYCVDDPVNANDPLGLFAFLLPFAGAMAGATVLGYGGTKVAASAADTFNKSGTKAQAAVDKPLDTVANINSAMVEIAALPELGAAVLKQAPQAAKVAVKGAVQAGKTATQAGRAAGLEVANKVLTDPVWYQRAQDFLSGMLGPENPTVSLSEYVGGKVGDGIKSAIKGAKEANNNER from the coding sequence ATGCACACAGCAGGGCAGAATCAGATGTTTGTCGAAGGCCGTGCCGCTCTGTTGTCCGGAGGGCAGACCGGACAATGGGGAGCGGGAGCGAAAAACAGAACCGTTGAACGTCCGCACTACGGACCGGAGATCCACCTGACAATGGGGGAGAACGGCAAGCTGCGGGAAAAGCTGGAAACTATCGGAGGCAGGCAGTATCGCTACGCCTATTCCTACGATGCATCCGGCAGGCTGGCTACCGTTCATCTCAACAACAGATTGGTGGAAGCGTATCACTATAACGGCCTTGGTCAGCGGATCCGCGATTGGCATGCCGGGCGTGGGACTGAGCGTCGTTTTTCTTATGCACCGGATGGCCAATTGCAGTCTGCGGGGGATGTGCGTTTCTTCCATGACGCGGCAGGTTCCTTGCGATGCCGCCAGCAGGGCAGGGTGAACCTGTATTGCTTCTACGGGGATGATACCCGTCTGGATGCTGTCCGCCTGCCGGATGGTACACAGATAACGTATCGTTACGGCGCGTCGCTCGGTCCTGTGGCGAGTTTTCTTAACGGTGAACCGGCTGAGAGTTTTGTATGGCTCGATTCCACGCGGCTTGCCACCTATCATGATCACATCCGTGGGCTTTCATATCATTTCCAGTATGGAGCAGAGAGGCTTCCGGAAGCCGTGACAGTGATGGAGAACCTCGCGGGGGTCAGCATGCAGAGTGCCGGCAGCGAGATGGCGACTTATCTGCTCGGTTATGATCAGGTGGGCTCGCTCAGGGCGGTGTGGTCGCAGAGCGGGGAATTGATAAAGGAAATCGTGTATGATAGCTTTGGCAATGTGCTAAGTGACTCAAACGAGTGGTTTTATATGCCCATTGGCTTTGCCGGGGGACTGCCTGACCGTTACACCGGCTTTGTCCGTTTTGGCTACCGCGATTACGATCCCGCCGTGGGCCGTTTCACCGCCCGGGACCCGCTGGGCGATACTGGCGGCGATCACGATTTGTGGGATTATTGTGTTGATGATCCGGTGAATGCGAATGATCCGCTGGGACTGTTTGCATTTCTTCTTCCCTTTGCCGGTGCCATGGCCGGTGCCACCGTGCTTGGCTATGGTGGTACCAAGGTGGCAGCCAGCGCAGCGGATACGTTTAATAAATCCGGTACCAAGGCACAGGCCGCAGTGGATAAGCCACTGGATACCGTGGCCAATATCAACAGTGCCATGGTCGAGATTGCCGCATTGCCGGAGCTTGGCGCGGCTGTATTGAAACAAGCACCGCAAGCCGCAAAGGTGGCGGTGAAGGGAGCGGTTCAGGCGGGGAAAACTGCAACTCAGGCCGGACGAGCTGCAGGGCTGGAAGTCGCAAACAAAGTTTTAACTGATCCTGTTTGGTATCAGCGGGCGCAGGATTTTCTTTCTGGTATGTTGGGCCCTGAAAATCCTACGGTAAGTCTTTCTGAGTATGTCGGTGGAAAGGTAGGAGACGGTATCAAGAGTGCCATCAAAGGGGCTAAGGAGGCCAATAATAATGAAAGATAG
- a CDS encoding iron-containing alcohol dehydrogenase, which yields MNNFIYQNTTRIIFGEGQIKGIADAIPANAKVLVTYGGGSIKKNGVYDQVAAALAAHTWSEFGGIEPNPQYDTLMKAVARIREEGFDFLLAVGGGSVLDGTKFIAAAVPYTKGDPWNILANFESVSQALPIGCVLTLPATGSESNGGAVVSRGSDKLFFVSEPVRPKFAVLDPATTLSLSPRQVANGVVDAFVHTMEQYLTYPVNAKVQDRFAEGLLLTLIEEGPKALATPENLAVRANIMWTATLALNDLIGCGVPQDWTTHMIGHELTGHFGLDHGRTLSIVLPAVMRYRRTQKEGKLLQYAERVFGITEGTAEERIDKAIAVTIDFFRTMQVPVSLTDAGLDAAAIDKAVQSLAEHNRTGMGERGDITPEDCRAILKLAL from the coding sequence GTGAACAACTTCATTTACCAGAACACCACCCGCATCATCTTCGGCGAAGGCCAGATCAAGGGCATTGCCGACGCCATTCCCGCAAACGCCAAGGTGCTGGTCACCTACGGCGGAGGCTCCATCAAGAAAAACGGCGTGTACGATCAGGTCGCCGCAGCGCTTGCCGCTCATACATGGAGCGAGTTCGGAGGCATTGAGCCCAACCCGCAGTACGACACCCTGATGAAGGCCGTGGCCCGCATCCGTGAAGAAGGCTTCGACTTCCTGCTCGCTGTGGGCGGCGGATCCGTGCTGGACGGCACCAAATTCATCGCCGCAGCCGTGCCCTACACCAAGGGCGACCCGTGGAACATTCTGGCCAACTTCGAATCCGTGTCGCAGGCCCTGCCCATCGGCTGCGTGCTCACCCTGCCCGCCACCGGTTCGGAAAGCAACGGCGGAGCCGTGGTTTCCCGTGGCAGCGACAAGCTCTTCTTCGTTTCCGAACCTGTGCGCCCCAAGTTTGCCGTGCTCGACCCCGCAACCACGCTCAGCCTGTCGCCGCGTCAGGTAGCCAACGGCGTTGTAGATGCCTTTGTGCACACCATGGAACAATACCTGACCTATCCGGTCAACGCCAAGGTGCAGGACCGCTTTGCGGAAGGCCTGCTGCTCACCCTGATAGAAGAAGGTCCCAAGGCCCTTGCCACGCCGGAAAACCTTGCCGTGCGCGCGAACATCATGTGGACTGCCACCCTTGCCCTGAACGATCTCATCGGCTGCGGCGTGCCGCAGGACTGGACCACCCACATGATCGGCCATGAACTTACCGGTCACTTCGGACTGGATCACGGCAGAACCCTCAGCATCGTGCTGCCTGCGGTCATGCGCTACAGACGCACGCAGAAGGAAGGCAAGCTGCTGCAGTATGCCGAGCGTGTTTTCGGCATAACCGAAGGCACCGCCGAAGAGCGCATCGACAAGGCCATTGCCGTAACTATCGACTTCTTCCGTACCATGCAGGTGCCTGTATCCCTGACCGATGCAGGGCTTGATGCCGCCGCCATCGACAAGGCCGTGCAGAGCCTTGCGGAACACAACCGCACCGGCATGGGTGAGCGCGGAGACATCACCCCCGAAGACTGCCGCGCCATCCTGAAGCTGGCCCTGTAG